A portion of the Glycine max cultivar Williams 82 chromosome 10, Glycine_max_v4.0, whole genome shotgun sequence genome contains these proteins:
- the LOC100820318 gene encoding monocopper oxidase-like protein SKU5: MAAGSAGARFKLVTCAIVLLPFLVTIATSADIFLDWHVSTDINLKPVSTDQPVITINGLFPGPLINATTNDVVHVNVFNDLDDPLLFTWNGIQQRLDSWEDGVSGTDCPIQPGRNWTYEFQTKDQIGTFSYFPSINFLKAGGGFGPIRVNNRPVISVPFPKPEAEFDLLIGDWYSSSYKDIRSRLNTSDVLPPDWMLINGKGPFMNNLSLSYETFNVTQGKLYLLRISNVGTAWSFNFRIQNHQMVLVETEGSYVNQIELESLDVHVGQSYSVLVTANQSAADYYIVASPKMSNATNNNTLVGVAILHYDNSTAPATGSLPSGPDPFDVQFSINQTKSIRWNLTTGAARPNPQGTFNVRNVTIAETFIFQASTAVIDGLSRYTVNNVSYLTPNTPLKLADYFSNGTGVYKLDAYSKNTSNANAVRGVFVASALYKGWTEIVLKNNLDIIDTWHLDGYSFFVVGIGEGEWNPESRSSYNLYDPVARSTVPVYPGGWSAVYVYPDNPGIWNLRSQNLESWYLGEELYVRVYDADPNPAKEKPPPQNLLLCGLFQPSPPSLKAHNPNAPSVSPAPNAPSVSPAPNAPSVSPAPNAPASKAYNPHRTRPLIAVITTALCFLYIGLH, from the exons ATGGCTGCTGGTTCTGCTGGTGCTCGATTTAAACTTGTTACATGTGCAATTGTGCTGCTACCATTCCTTGTCACAATAGCCACAAGTGCTGATATATTCCTTGATTGGCACGTTTCCACAGACATTAATTTAAAGCCCGTGTCTACTGATCAACCA GTTATAACAATTAATGGCTTGTTCCCTGGACCCCTTATAAATGCAACAACAAATGATGTTGTTCATGTCAATGTTTTCAACGATTTGGATGATCCCTTGCTGTTTACATG GAATGGCATACAGCAAAGGCTGGATTCATGGGAAGATGGAGTGTCTGGCACAGACTGCCCCATCCAACCTGGCAGGAATTGGACTTATGAATTCCAAACCAAAGACCAGATTGGCACATTCTCTTACTTTCCTTCCATCAATTTCCTTAAAGCTGGTGGAGGGTTTGGTCCAATTCGAGTCAACAATCGACCCGTGATAAGCGTTCCTTTTCCAAAACCTGAGGCAGAGTTTGATCTTCTGATTGGTGACTGGTACAGCAGTAGCTACAAG GATATTAGGTCCAGGTTGAATACGTCAGATGTTCTTCCTCCTGATTGGATGCTAATAAACGGAAAAGGACCATTTATGAACAATTTATCTCTATCATATGAGACATTCAATGTTACACAAG GTAAATTATACTTGCTTAGGATATCAAACGTAGGGACAGCCTGGAGCTTCAATTTCAGAattcaaaatcatcaaatgGTTTTGGTTGAAACTGAAGGTTCTTATGTCAACCAGATAGAGTTGGAGTCTCTTGATGTTCATGTCGGCCAATCCTACTCAGTTCTTGTCACAGCAAACCAAAGTGCTGCTGATTACTACATAGTGGCCTCTCCCAAAATGAGTAATGCCACAAATAATAACACTCTTGTCGGTGTTGCTATACTTCATTATGATAACTCTACCGCACCGGCTACTGGTTCTCTCCCAAGTGGTCCTGATCCATTTGATGTGCAATTTTCCATCAACCAAACAAAATCCATTAG GTGGAACCTCACTACTGGAGCTGCAAGGCCTAATCCTCAGGGAACGTTCAATGTAAGAAATGTGACAATAGCTGAGACTTTCATTTTCCAGGCATCAACAGCAGTGATTGATGGGTTATCTCGCTACACTGTCAACAATGTGTCTTACTTGACCCCAAATACACCACTGAAGCTTGCTGATTACTTTTCTAATGGAACTGGAGTATATAAACTTGATGCTTATTCTAAGAACACTTCAAATGCTAATGCTGTGCGTGGAGTTTTTGTAGCCAGTGCGTTATATAAAGGGTGGACGGAGATAGTGCTCAAAAACAATTTAGACATCATTGATACTTGGCATTTGGATGGATACAGCTTCTTTGTTGTCGG GATTGGGGAAGGAGAATGGAATCCAGAATCACGGTCAAGTTATAACCTTTATGATCCGGTTGCTCGCTCCACTGTGCCAGTGTACCCTGGAGGGTGGAGTGCAGTTTATGTGTACCCTGACAACCCTGGAATATGGAACCTGAGATCACAGAACTTGGAAAGCTGGTATTTAGGCGAAGAGCTCTATGTGAGGGTTTATGATGCTGATCCCAACCCTGCCAAAGAGAAGCCACCTCCACAGAATCTCCTTCTATGTG GCTTGTTTCAACCTTCACCTCCATCATTGAAGGCACATAATCCAAATGCTCCTTCAGTGTCCCCAGCACCAAATGCTCCCTCAGTGTCTCCAGCACCAAATGCTCCCTCAGTGTCTCCAGCACCAAATGCTCCAGCATCCAAGGCATATAATCCACATAGAACAag GCCTCTGATTGCTGTGATCACCACTGCCTTGTGTTTCCTCTATATTGGTCTCCATTAA
- the LOC100500172 gene encoding ras-related protein RABC2a — MAGMLERNVCVQQETARGLNPIYDTLKKKVHKIERKKEDICPNHSEQVFFPRPNSQPLGLPANFTSLSHLLFSSFFVSQFLKVRDNHHGGVILAQFGSYKKKENMGSASRVESSNYDYSFKVLLIGDSGVGKSSLLLSFISNSNSINDLSPTIGVDFKIKLFTVGGKRLKLTIWDTAGQERFGTVISSYYRGAHGIILVYDVTRRETFTNLIDIWAKEVERYSTNHGSIKILVGNKVDKDSERAVSKEEGMALAQQHRCLFLECSAKTRENVQQCFNDLTLKILDVPGLREKGSVAVKRQKQKHIYETSQSAGCCS, encoded by the exons ATGGCCGGCATGCTTGAAAGAAATGTTTGTGTACAACAAGAAACGGCGCGTGGACTCAATCCAATCTAtgacacattaaaaaaaaaagtgcataagatagaaagaaagaaagaggacaTTTGTCCTAACCATTCTGAACAGGTTTTCTTTCCTAGACCAAACTCTCAACCGCTTGGACTACCTGCCAACTTCACCTCCTTGTCtcatcttctcttctcttccttttttgtttctcaattCTTGAAAGTGAGAGATAATCATCATGGTGGAGTGATTCTTGCTCAGTTTGGAAgctacaaaaagaaagaaaacatggGTTCTGCTTCAAGAGTTGAAAGTAGCAACTACGATTACTCCTTTAAGGTTTTGTTGATTGGTGATTCTGGTGTTGGCAAGAGTAGTCTTCTTCTCAGCTTTATCTCCAACTCTAACTCCATCAATGACCTCTCCCCCACTATTg GTGTGGATTTCAAGATAAAGCTTTTTACAGTTGGTGGTAAAAGATTGAAGCTTACTATTTGGGATACAG cTGGACAAGAGAGGTTTGGAACAGTAATAAGTTCTTATTATAGAGGCGCACATGGAATCATTCTTG TCTATGATGTGACACGACGTGAGACATTTACAAACCTCATCGATATATGGGCAAAAGAAGTTGAGCGTTATTCAACTAATCATGGTAGCATCAAAATTCTTGTTGGCAATAAGGTGGACAAG GATAGTGAAAGAGCTGTAAGCAAAGAAGAGGGTATGGCTCTTGCACAGCAACATAGATGCTTGTTCCTAGAGTGTAGTGCTAAAACTAGAGAAAATGTGCAGCAATGCTTTAATGATCTCACATTAAAG ATATTAGATGTGCCAGGTTTAAGGGAAAAGGGGTCTGTTGCAGTGAAAAGACAAAAGCAAAAACACATATATGAGACATCTCAAAGCGCTGGTTGCTGTTCTTAG